In Alosa sapidissima isolate fAloSap1 chromosome 11, fAloSap1.pri, whole genome shotgun sequence, a single window of DNA contains:
- the poglut3 gene encoding protein O-glucosyltransferase 3, translating into MLKMIHIWFQLRSSTVVCIATIFGLSNFAFCQKTEVSPEKSIVWGPGLDPRVVVPVRYFYIQAVDSTGQNFTTSPGKDAFKVQITSASGKEHIRIHVPLPLDREDGSFLVRYRLYTTPSSDLSVQVLHKNKPVAKSPYILTGPVYHEYCACPEEDAGDWQAALDCPAGDPQVEADFETFPFIDLARLSQEVPQRFAQRGGLIHYTILNNQLHRRTQGKYTDFKMFSDEMLLSVMRKVRLPDVEFYMNVGDWPMEKRNMGESPGPVPVISWCGSTDTRDIILPTYDITHSSLETMRGVTNDLLSIQGHTGPVWSNKTEKAFFRGRDSREERLHLVTLSKDNPQLLDAGITAYFFFRQQEKELGKAPLIGFFDFFNYKYQVNVDGTVAAYRFPYLMLGNSLVLKQKSPYYEHFYTHMKPGKHYIPVDRNLADLIQKIKWAKDHDAEAESIAKEGQRLARELLQPHRLYCYYYLVLQTYASRQVGQPTIHPDMELVPQPSDHASLCSCQRGPQASGASPRKDEL; encoded by the exons ATGCTTAAAATGATTCATATTTGGTTTCAGTTGAGGAGTTCAACGGTTGTTTGCATCGCGACCATTTTCGGCCTGTCAAACTTCGCATTTTGCCAGAAGACTGAAGTTAGTCCTGAGAAAAGTATTGTGTGGGGTCCTGGGCTGGATCCAAGAGTTGTAGTTCCAGTGCGATACTTCTACATTCAGGCAGTAGACTCGACCGGACAAAACTTCACCACGTCTCcag gTAAAGATGCGTTTAAGGTGCAGATTACATCTGCGTCAGGGAAGGAGCATATCCGTATCCACGTTCCTCTTCCCCTGGATAGAGAAGATGGGTCCTTCCTGGTGAGGTACCGGCTATACACCACCCCCAGCTCAGATCTCTCAGTGCAGGTCCTGCACAAGAATAAACCAGTGGCCAAATCACCTTACATCCTCAcag GCCCAGTGTATCACGAGTACTGTGCCTGCCCTGAGGAGGACGCTGGGGACTGGCAGGCGGCGTTGGACTGCCCAGCCGGTGACCCTCAGGTTGAAGCCGACTTTGAGACGTTCCCTTTCATCGACCTGGCGCGGCTGAGCCAGGAAGTGCCTCAGCGCTTCGCCCAGAGGGGCGGCCTGATCCACTACACCATCCTCAACAACCAGCTGCACCGCCGCACGCAGGGCAAGTACACCGACTTCAAGATGTTCTCCGACGAAATGCTGCTGTCAGTCATGAGAAAG GTGCGTCTGCCAGATGTGGAGTTTTACATGAACGTTGGCGATTGGCCAATGGAGAAGAGGAACATGGGCGAGTCGCCGGGACCCGTGCCCGTCATCTCATGGTGCGGCTCCACGGACACACGTGACATCATCCTGCCCACCTATGACATCACACATTCCTCACTGGAGACCATGAGGGGTGTGACCAATGACCTGCTCTCTATCCAAGGACACACAG GCCCGGTGTGGTCCAATAAGACAGAGAAGGCTTTCTTTAGAGGCCGAGACAGTCGGGAAGAGCGCCTCCACCTGGTCACCCTGTCCAAAGACAACCCTCAGCTGCTGGACGCCGGGATCACAGCGTACTTCTTCTTCCGGCAGCAGGAGAAGGAGCTCGGCAAAGCACCACTGATTGGCTTCTTTGACTTCTTCAAT TATAAGTACCAGGTGAATGTGGATGGCACAGTGGCTGCATACCGGTTCCCTTACCTGATGCtgggcaacagtctggtccTGAAACAGAAGTCTCCATACTATGAgcacttctacacacacatgaagcctGGAAAACATTACATCCCTGTGGACAGAAACCTTGCAGACCTCATACAAAAGATCAAGTGGGCTAAG GACCATGATGCCGAAGCAGAGAGTATAGCTAAAGAAGGCCAGCGATTGGCCAGGGAGCTGCTTCAGCCCCACAGACTGTATTGCTACTACTACCTGGTCTTACAG ACCTATGCGTCACGGCAAGTGGGTCAACCGACAATACATCCTGACATGGAGCTGGTGCCACAGCCATCCGACCACGCAAGCCTCTGCTCCTGCCAACGTGGGCCTCAGGCCAGTGGGGCCAGCCCCAGGAAAGATGAGTTATGA
- the nfkbib gene encoding NF-kappa-B inhibitor beta, with amino-acid sequence MAGIQRHSMEDSNGDSSNKYPRPAVGCELKLGSPNAASDDWCDSGLDSISGVGLSIDGSYDIESPSAWSSTRPKDCCPSLGHAEDRSEDCTSVEPGERLDSAIGDSITDETVGSLSQGLGTLILAEQAVGNTVDTGRSERVSVVSPEEERQRREELFNTLNFLSEDGDTALHLALIHEHRAFVQYLLGVIALETSWTPYLDIQNHLGQTALHLAVIVDQPECVRGLLWGGASAELQERGGNTPLHLAVRELRMECVKELTSCPRLSYEHLSVTNYSGVSALHVAVQKGRSDIINMLLSAGADVNQRDLGSGRSPLHWAVEAQSAQLVALLLSAGAAVDQRSYAGHTALYCALHRPNREVQALLRAGGAVDTPMQEEEEDDDEEEEQESEEEEFDDVVINGQRVM; translated from the exons atgGCGGGGATACAACGGCACTCGATGGAGGATTCCAACGGCGATTCAAGCAACAAATATCCACGGCCTGCGGTCGGCTGCGAGCTCAAACTCGGCAGCCCCAACGCAGCGTCTGATGACTGGTGCGACAGCGGACTGGACTCTATCAGTGGCGTTGGGCTCAGTATCGATGGCTCATATGACATCGAGTCGCCATCAGCTTGGAGTAGCACTCGGCCAAAAGACTGTTGTCCGTCACTGGGTCATGCTGAGGACCGTTCAGAGGACTGCACGTCCGTGGAGCCAGGAGAAAGGCTTGACTCCGCTATCGGGGACTCGATAACAGATGAGACGGTAGGAAGCCTGTCTCAGGGTCTTGGGACTCTTATCCTGGCCGAACAGGCTGTGGGTAACACCGTCGACACCGGACGGAGTGAACGGGTTTCGGTGGTCAGTCCAGAGGAGGAGcggcagagaagagaagagttgtTTAACACACTAAACTTCTTATCCGAAGACGGAGACAC GGCCCTGCACCTGGCGCTGATCCACGAGCACAGGGCTTTCGTCCAGTACCTGCTGGGGGTCATCGCCCTGGAAACCAGCTGGACTCCCTACCTGGACATTCAGAATCACCTGGGCCAG aCGGCATTACACCTGGCGGTGATAGTGGACCAGCCGGAGTGTGTGCGCGGTCTCCTGTGGGGGGGTGCGAGTGCCGAGCTGCAGGAGCGGGGGGGAAACACACCGCTGCATCTGGCGGTGAGGGAGCTCCGCATGGAGTGTGTGAAGGAGCTCACGTCCTGCCCGCGCCTCTCCTACGAACACCTCTCCGTCACCAACTACTCAG GAGTAAGTGCTCTTCATGTGGCCGTGCAGAAAGGCAGAAGTGACATCATCAACATGTTACTCAGTGCAGGAGCGGATGTGAACCAGAGG GACCTGGGTTCAGGTCGCTCTCCCCTGCACTGGGCTGTAGAGGCTCAGAGTGCCCAGCTAGTGGCGCTGTTGCTGAGCGCAGGAGCAGCAGTGGACCAGCGCTCCTATGCAGGCCACACTGCGCTCTACTGCGCCCTCCACAGGCCCAACCGAGAAGTGCAGGCACTGCTGCGCGCTGGCGGGGCAGTGGATACTCCCatgcaggaggaagaggaggacgacGATGAGGAAGAAGAACAGGAGAGTGAAGAG GAGGAGTTTGATGATGTCGTCATTAATGGACAGCGTGTGATGTAA